The Biomphalaria glabrata chromosome 1, xgBioGlab47.1, whole genome shotgun sequence sequence ACAATCGCAATAGCGTCACTGAATGGCGATTCATAGTGTCatacgcgctggactgtcgctcGGTCATCTCGATTgtccagggttcataccctgcccgctaccatcccccgtcgcccagcgggaggtttgggctaggatgtagattatcaTTAACTCTGAAAGAACGTCTAaaagaaggaacatccgaaacaggTTTTAGAATTTTACAAACGTTTAAACCTTGTTCAAGGCAGTTTCTATCATCAGGCCAAACAGTGCTGAATGTGCTGACTATCTTGTGCATTTTTCTAGACGGGATAAAGATAAAATGTTTTAGAGCTAACGGAGTTCTGCGCAAGTCTGGAAGTTGGCAAGTAATGGAACTTCGAACATTCTGCGTGTTTGTCTAATCATCCTTTCATAATCATTTTCTAGTTAAACATATACCGCCATTTTGTGTAGGTACTTTACACCAATACATCAAACATTTAACCAtcgcctacaaaaaaaaagacatttttattctatatgctaggacgaTTTCGTTTAAGTtatttcttctctagtgctattagagcatggaacggttTGCCTGAATGATTAGGAAATCCAATGACTTGGCAGGGTTTAACCTCATAATTAACTTGCACAACTGGATTCACAACACATGATGGTTCAATGAGATGTTCAATAGACGATATTGCTTTATTTTGGGGATCTAAACTTTACAGGCTACCGGACAAATAGAAGAAGCAGATCAAAAAGCGCCTCATCACAACATGGacgctaataaaaaaaaataataatacagcGGTTTATCGCAACTAACATTTTGATTGACCTTACAGAGGTCATAGTTGAATGCAgccatcacccccccccctttttttaaccCCTGCATATAGTTCTACGAAGGGGAGAGAATAGTCGCTGACGCCCAGCTTACCGCTAAGCTCCCTTTGTAAAGTCGGTCATTTACACCCTCGCGTGCCATTCATTTCGTTGCCGTATCGGGCTGACCAGCGTCCACACAGATCCCGTTATTTTGATACGCTGTCTTTTGGCCGTAGACAGGTCAGTGACCGAGTGACTGTTatgcactcccccccccccccgtattgCACGGCCAGTGATCAGgtgcctgggggggggggggggggcaacaaagaaaaaaggatggggggggggtgaagaggAGAACGTGGAAGGTAAAATGGAAGTCGGTCAGTGGCTGGTCGTCTTGCATTCCCCCTGAGGTCAACATTTGCGTCATGTGACTCGCGAGATATTGACccgattttaataaatgaactgtCAGCAATAAAGTTtttgacaacaacaaaaaaaagtgaggtggggaggggggtgtaGGGAGTGGTGTTCATTGTCGTGATCAAAACTTGGACTTAGCTGACTTTACAAAACTGTATATTTAGTAACCCCCAGCGCAAATATAAAATGATAGAGCTCCATTTTATTTTAGACAAAGTCTAGCCACTCTGCTATCTGATGGTTTTAACTTTTGTTACGGCATTAAAAGAGCTCCTCCATCAGCTATGTGTGTACATAAACTCTTATTGCAGCTAACTTGTGTTCCATTGTCAAGCTAAGTAGGTCCACTTCCTACAGGGAGTTCTATTCCTCATTGATGAAATATCCAAATTATAAGAAATTATAAGTCCTGGTGCAACATGAACATTGCCCCTCCTCCCTCCACGAATGGAGAGATAGTGAGATCTATGCATTGGTGGCCATGGTGGCTGGCTGGTAcagcgctttgcttccgaaacgagtgtcatttattaatatatatatatatatatatatatatatatatatatatatatatatatatagagagagagagagagagagagagagagagagagagagtcgtacctagacaaatatattttttagaaGTATAACATTTGCTTAGTCTGCGAAATCAATGCTCCAAATtttcatttgtacaaattaagCTTTGTCGTCGACAAAATAATTATACTCAATTATCAGTTCATTAGTTACACGTTTTGTTGATCAACAGTTTCATTAAGGGGGATGCacaatgaaatttcaatttttgtaatttacagATAAATAGAAAAGCTTTATGCATGACTTGATAGAACATATAGAGACATGAGTAACCATACACATTTTATGAGTGTAGCCTTTTGGGTTGCTATGGAAATggcggccatcttgaaaataaacaatgtttacaaaattcttaaaatattctaaagtactcaaaatttttttaattttttgattgcacCTGATAGATATTTGAATCCCATAGGTAACtggctaattttgttttgaaaattattactggtttaatttttatgaatttttaaaatttttatttttttccgacCCCATTTTTCATCTGAggtcacatcattatttttatttttttatgaaatttattatacatattgaaaatttttgcagcctattacctatgatatactatcaataaactacatgtgaaaaattattagtctaacttatacagaactaaagattttgagattcttgtggacaacatgcacctaaaaatacattttgagaaaaacgcatttaaagtttttaaaatgatataaaatatttattgtaaccataaaaatgaaaaaaaagggaatatttacataaaacaacataatagataataaaaaaaacaaaaaactattcattaaaatggcctgattgataggttggaccttctagaacctctgcccggtgctcatgctcaattcttcgttttttcaagttttttctcctggacactaatgcgattgattttctttttctaacaagctgtagtttgacattttgctttttctcaCTAGAAGAAATGTTCTTTAGTGTCCAGGGAATGCCTAATATGTCAAAAACTGATCTGATGCCAACAGGTCCATTATTGAAGGCTAAAACAGCAAGGTATGTCGCAGCCCTTACCGTTTTTAATGTTGCGAATTCTGTTTTGGGGCATCTTTGCCAAATGAGGGAATGAAAAGATTCATTGGCGTTTTGTGTTCCCATTCTAGAACATCTTTTTAACAGATCTGTGTCTGTTAGTCTTTTCATTATAGGAAATAACAGTTTACCTATTTCTGATGTGATGGTCTGGTTGTGTTTTTTATATGGCTGTTTTAGTGCCTCTGATCTCTTAAAGTGACACCAAGATGTAGCGCCATCAGGACACAACCTGTGGTTATGATCTAGGTCTGAGCTcatcatatgaaaaaatgagcccataacagccagcttcattttttgaaTGTCGGGAGCATTTTGGCGCAGAGCTTTGGAAtagtaatttgtaattttttcaatttttggctttgtaagcctataatttagttcttttttgttagacatttttaaattgttcaaagcattaaacattctttttgagatgtggttaatgcagtcctcttttaagatttctacatcataTCCTGAGTTGGTAATGGCAGATGAATGCGATTTACTATCGCCATCACACAGCATCGTGCCATAAACAAGTTTTCTGGATGCCACAGAGCGCGAAAAGATTTTGGATGCTGCTGCGGCCTCCATTGCATTTGCTGAGccactgaagtttttttgacacatatgcttagaggcatcaaagtttagttctgcagagtttgaatcacaaacatggcaataatttgataggacttcggtgtcgatgacgagtccagtatcaaaatcaataactgtgccaattcctgaatgagatgagtggccccttttatgccaagtcccatcgaaagaaactgtaataacaggACAGCCTGTTAAACTTATTCTTTCATCTGTAGTTAGaggttgtgaaatgtttcttccatgCACAACAGCAGATGCCCTAATCATACATTCTTCACCAGCTTCAATTATAGCGGTATTGACTATGTTAGCTAGATTGTTATAAGTATTTCTGTGCATGCAGGGCATACTCATAAgtccacaaaacctatcaaatttagaatgcgagattccagattcttttaatgcagcgacagcgcggacattaatatccagatgaacatcattacttttttttgaggtcCAGTCGGACCACAAATATGTTTCACAATTTAggcatttgattttaatcaaatgagccATGCCTTTTGATTGTGTGATGCACATAGTTAATTTGTTGTCAAAgcaatgtggacagcacaacaaggagaccattgtggtcaattgcattgaattcatcatgacgtatatgaaatcttcaggcagccTCTTATTGGTGTTATCAGCGTTAGTAACTGCAGTTAGGGATATTTTTCGCTCAGCTGCACTTGCAGGCTGTGTTGTT is a genomic window containing:
- the LOC129923719 gene encoding uncharacterized protein LOC129923719; translation: MPTKGYMFGKKKRYCKPRGRHASKTNAQLQSSVLDTAGSEAATTQPASAAERKISLTAVTNADNTNKRLPEDFIYVMMNSMQLTTMVSLLCCPHCFDNKLTMCITQSKGMAHLIKIKCLNCETYLWSDWTSKKSNDVHLDINVRAVAALKESGISHSKFDRFCGLMSMPCMHRNTYNNLANIVNTAIIEAGEECMIRASAVVHGRNISQPLTTDERISLTGCPVITVSFDGTWHKRGHSSHSGIGTVIDFDTGLVIDTEVLSNYCHVCDSNSAELNFDASKHMCQKNFSGSANAMEAAAASKIFSRSVASRKLVYGTMLCDGDSKSHSSAITNSGYDVEILKEDCINHISKRMFNALNNLKMSNKKELNYRLTKPKIEKITNYYSKALRQNAPDIQKMKLAVMGSFFHMMSSDLDHNHRLCPDGATSWCHFKRSEALKQPYKKHNQTITSEIGKLLFPIMKRLTDTDLLKRCSRMGTQNANESFHSLIWQRCPKTEFATLKTVRAATYLAVLAFNNGPVGIRSVFDILGIPWTLKNISSSEKKQNVKLQLVRKRKSIALVSRRKNLKKRRIEHEHRAEVLEGPTYQSGHFNE